A single window of Mycolicibacterium aurum DNA harbors:
- a CDS encoding condensation domain-containing protein: MRIGKITVGALEEWSLDAGSVTSWHPTPAAREKALQAPVSTVPISYMQGQHLRNYSRRTAAGLTFSRQIIASCEVAGTCDIAAMDHAVNTYLRRHDTFRSWFEQTGDGEFVRRTLTDPADIEFVPIDHGHMTVDEIHAHVVAIPSPLEWGCFTFGIIQNDDHFAFFAAMDHVHGDATLIGTTMMEANGMYSALSGGGEALTLPDAGSFDEFCVREREHTSALTVDSPGVQAWIDFAEENSNGFPEFPLPLGNPRESTTSTMTSEVLMDTPQTERFESACTTAGARFVGGLFACLAQVEHELTGALTYYGLTPRDSRSGTDNFMTQGWFTGLIPITVPIGAASFGEAAGAAQASFDSGLNMAKVPYYRVLELAPWLEWPRPNFPVSNFLHGGAAPLNAILAAGELGLANNIGIYPDGRFSYQLTIYIFRYGEGTVMAIMHPDNPVAKKSVTRYMQAMKSVCVPVADSGHWGRVA; encoded by the coding sequence TTGCGCATCGGGAAGATCACGGTTGGCGCGCTTGAGGAATGGTCGCTGGACGCCGGCTCGGTCACGTCATGGCACCCGACGCCCGCGGCTCGGGAAAAGGCGCTCCAGGCGCCGGTCAGCACGGTTCCGATCAGCTACATGCAGGGTCAACACCTTCGCAACTACAGCCGGCGGACCGCCGCCGGACTGACGTTCTCCCGGCAGATCATCGCCAGCTGCGAGGTGGCAGGCACCTGCGACATCGCGGCGATGGACCACGCGGTCAACACGTATCTGCGCCGGCACGACACATTTCGGAGCTGGTTCGAACAGACCGGCGACGGTGAGTTCGTCCGGCGCACGCTCACCGACCCCGCCGACATCGAATTCGTGCCGATCGATCACGGCCACATGACGGTCGACGAGATCCACGCCCACGTGGTGGCGATACCGAGTCCGCTGGAGTGGGGCTGCTTCACCTTCGGGATCATCCAGAACGACGATCACTTCGCGTTCTTCGCCGCGATGGACCACGTGCACGGCGACGCCACGTTGATCGGCACCACGATGATGGAAGCCAACGGCATGTACTCGGCGTTGAGTGGAGGCGGTGAGGCTCTCACGCTGCCCGACGCGGGCAGCTTCGACGAGTTCTGCGTCCGGGAGCGTGAACACACATCGGCGCTGACCGTGGACTCGCCCGGGGTGCAGGCCTGGATCGACTTCGCCGAAGAGAACAGCAACGGTTTTCCGGAGTTCCCGCTTCCGCTGGGCAACCCGCGCGAGTCGACCACGAGCACCATGACCTCCGAAGTCCTGATGGACACCCCGCAGACCGAGCGCTTCGAATCGGCGTGCACGACCGCCGGAGCGCGCTTTGTCGGCGGCCTCTTCGCCTGCCTGGCCCAGGTCGAGCATGAATTGACCGGCGCCCTGACGTATTACGGCCTCACGCCCAGGGATTCGCGGTCCGGCACCGACAATTTCATGACACAGGGCTGGTTCACCGGCTTGATCCCCATCACGGTTCCCATCGGCGCGGCGTCGTTCGGAGAGGCGGCGGGAGCCGCGCAGGCGTCGTTCGATTCGGGTCTGAACATGGCCAAAGTGCCGTATTACCGCGTGCTGGAGTTGGCGCCATGGCTGGAATGGCCGAGACCGAATTTCCCGGTCTCGAACTTCCTGCACGGCGGCGCGGCCCCGCTGAACGCGATTCTGGCCGCGGGTGAATTGGGACTCGCGAACAACATCGGCATCTACCCCGACGGACGATTCTCCTATCAGCTGACCATCTACATATTTCGATACGGCGAGGGCACCGTGATGGCGATAATGCATCCCGACAATCCGGTCGCGAAGAAATCGGTCACGCGCTATATGCAGGCGATGAAGTCGGTGTGTGTGCCGGTCGCTGACAGCGGGCACTGGGGACGCGTCGCGTAG